Proteins from a genomic interval of Rhodothermales bacterium:
- a CDS encoding CRTAC1 family protein — translation MNRSVCFLLALWAAGSTVAAQPYRDVALEAGLGAILRASGAAVADIDLDGDLDLYVVSPEERVEGDPTTYNHLFRNLGDGTFENITAGSGIEPFDGGYRRGQQGNRFGVAWGDYDGDRLPDLFLARVGPERLYRNRGDGTFEDVTVQAGVFGRDDTANDVAGAWTDLDGDGDLDLYVSAWIGPNRYYRNEGDGTFTEMAAELGIVDGGFTWGVLPWDVDEDGRLDLYVVNDFGPNRLYVQQTDGTFLEDTDAWAVGDPGNGMGVALADVNDDGRGDIYVTNIYDRQPNPLYVRHGQQYIDRASDYGVQDAGWAWGVEFFDADHDGDLDLYVVNGFPTDPATNRFFERDGAGFTDVSMGSGTDGAPEARALVVFDREGDGDLDLFVGNFRAPSVLLDRDDPAGNWIGFDLDQPGMNRWAVGAEILLESGGRTMRRYLDGMDMLGQSLVPAHFGLGSSETAERVEVHWPDGVVEVWLGLEAGRYHTLVRGTSTAVETPPDASGDAAPWPNPAAGWVTVPAREGAVEIYDVLGRRRAHRPLDARGRVSLEGMPPGVLFLRTARGAIFSVMHTPEFR, via the coding sequence GTGAACCGGTCTGTGTGCTTCCTGCTTGCGCTCTGGGCAGCGGGCAGCACGGTAGCCGCCCAGCCCTACCGGGATGTGGCTCTGGAGGCCGGATTGGGTGCCATCCTGCGAGCATCCGGTGCGGCGGTGGCGGACATCGACCTGGACGGTGACCTGGACCTATATGTGGTATCGCCGGAGGAGCGCGTGGAGGGTGATCCGACCACCTACAACCACCTCTTCCGCAATCTGGGCGATGGCACCTTCGAGAATATCACCGCAGGCTCGGGCATCGAGCCCTTTGACGGTGGGTATCGACGGGGCCAGCAGGGCAACCGATTCGGTGTCGCCTGGGGCGATTACGACGGGGACCGGCTGCCGGACCTCTTTCTCGCGCGGGTAGGCCCGGAGCGGCTGTACCGAAATCGCGGGGACGGCACGTTTGAAGACGTGACCGTGCAGGCGGGCGTGTTCGGGCGCGACGACACCGCGAATGACGTCGCCGGAGCGTGGACGGATCTGGACGGCGACGGCGACCTGGATCTGTACGTTTCGGCCTGGATTGGCCCGAACCGCTATTACCGGAATGAGGGCGACGGCACCTTCACCGAGATGGCCGCTGAGCTGGGCATCGTGGACGGTGGCTTTACGTGGGGCGTGCTGCCGTGGGATGTTGACGAGGACGGCCGGTTGGATCTGTACGTCGTGAACGACTTCGGACCCAATCGCCTGTATGTCCAGCAGACGGACGGCACCTTCCTGGAGGACACGGACGCGTGGGCGGTGGGTGACCCCGGCAACGGAATGGGCGTGGCCTTGGCCGACGTGAACGATGACGGCCGCGGCGACATCTACGTCACCAATATCTACGACCGTCAGCCGAATCCGCTGTATGTACGACACGGGCAGCAGTACATCGATCGCGCCTCAGATTACGGCGTGCAGGACGCCGGGTGGGCCTGGGGGGTGGAGTTCTTCGACGCAGACCACGACGGCGACCTGGACCTCTATGTCGTCAACGGCTTCCCGACCGACCCCGCTACCAACCGCTTCTTTGAGCGCGATGGCGCGGGCTTCACGGATGTGTCGATGGGCTCCGGAACCGATGGCGCGCCTGAGGCGAGGGCGCTGGTGGTGTTCGACCGCGAAGGGGACGGGGACCTGGATCTGTTTGTCGGCAATTTTCGCGCGCCGTCGGTGCTGCTGGACCGGGACGATCCCGCGGGCAACTGGATTGGGTTTGATCTGGACCAGCCGGGCATGAACCGCTGGGCGGTCGGGGCTGAAATCCTGCTGGAGTCCGGCGGGCGCACCATGCGGCGTTACCTGGACGGCATGGACATGCTCGGCCAGAGCCTGGTGCCGGCACACTTCGGGCTTGGTTCCTCTGAGACTGCGGAGCGGGTCGAAGTGCACTGGCCTGACGGTGTGGTAGAGGTGTGGCTTGGGCTCGAGGCGGGGCGCTATCACACGTTGGTGCGGGGCACTTCCACGGCTGTCGAGACACCGCCGGATGCATCTGGGGACGCCGCGCCGTGGCCCAATCCGGCCGCCGGGTGGGTCACCGTGCCGGCGCGAGAGGGTGCGGTGGAGATCTATGACGTGTTGGGACGGCGCAGAGCCCATCGCCCGTTGGACGCCCGGGGACGGGTCAGTCTGGAAGGCATGCCGCCCGGGGTGCTCTT